A window of Torulaspora globosa chromosome 8, complete sequence contains these coding sequences:
- the DDP1 gene encoding polyphosphatase DDP1 (ancestral locus Anc_6.58): MDRKTHRASAMIEADKVERTEVSRVGRENQVYSKQTGARIVAGCVCLSKDRKHVLMISSSANRNRWIFPKGGVEIDEPDYKLAARRETWEEAGCIGNIVASLGVIEDMRPPKEWNNDIASFTDSNEEVIAHPPRSEFHFYEMEVTELPDRYPECGKRDRKWFDYREAKELLLLAKRPELLTALDRSSVLKDI, encoded by the coding sequence ATGGATCGAAAAACCCACAGGGCATCAGCGATGATTGAGGCTGATAAGGTTGAACGTACTGAGGTCTCTCGAGTCGGGAGAGAAAATCAAGTCTACTCAAAGCAAACGGGTGCAAGAATCGTCGCTGGTTGCGTATGTCTGTCGAAGGACAGGAAACATGTATTAATGATCTCATCCTCAGCTAACCGAAACCGCTGGATATTCCCAAAGGGTGGCGTCGAAATCGATGAACCAGACTACAAGCTTGCCGCCCGTCGAGAAACCTGGGAAGAGGCTGGGTGCATTGGCAACATTGTAGCCAGCTTGGGCGTTATTGAAGATATGAGACCTCCAAAAGAGTGGAACAATGACATTGCAAGTTTCACTGACAGCAATGAAGAGGTCATCGCTCACCCGCCAAGATCAGAATTTCATTTCTACGAAATGGAAGTGACTGAACTCCCAGATAGATATCCCGAGTGTGGTAAAAGAGATAGAAAATGGTTTGATTACAGAGAGGCGAAggaactgctgctgctggcgaAGAGGCCAGAGCTGCTGACAGCGTTGGACAGATCCAGTGTCTTAAAGGATATATGA
- the GET4 gene encoding protein GET4 (ancestral locus Anc_6.57), with the protein MSGVNAKLAKTLQRFEAKIKAGDYYEAHQTLRTIANRYVRSKSYQDAIELISHGAQAFLTAKQGGSGTDLVFYLLEVYDIAEIEVTDVSVSRLVQLLVAIDPQEPNVKDVVTGMNNWSVKYGEYKFGDPYLHNAIGSVLIEGGYTYEAERYLIFGTHDSVNKYINLLWDWFCQEDDVENVADFFSRPILNYLFISNVSYAYEARDKFLQLLIEKHSPKVDIIDKNGFKMFYFHDYSDLNFLQLLLLTCQTKNVDLFTNLKEHYAGSTSKYANELEFLGQEYFGIVARRQTNFLQDMMAGFLGGGAK; encoded by the coding sequence ATGAGTGGCGTGAATGCCAAATTGGCGAAAACATTACAACGGTTCGAagccaagatcaaggcTGGCGATTATTACGAAGCTCACCAGACGTTGAGGACGATAGCCAACAGATATGTGAGGAGCAAATCGTACCAGGATGCCATAGAGTTGATCTCCCACGGTGCTCAGGCTTTCCTGACCGCTAAACAAGGCGGATCCGGCACAGATTTGGTGTTTTATCTGCTGGAAGTGTACGACATtgcagaaattgaagttaCTGATGTCTCTGTCTCACGTTTGGTCCAGCTATTGGTAGCGATTGACCCGCAAGAGCCGAATGTCAAGGATGTTGTCACAGGGATGAACAATTGGTCGGTGAAATACGGCGAATACAAGTTTGGGGATCCCTATCTACACAATGCCATCGGGTCTGTATTGATTGAGGGCGGATACACTTACGAGGCCGAGAGGTATCTGATCTTCGGCACACACGATTCTGTCAACAAGTACATCAATCTGCTTTGGGACTGGTTTTGTCAAGAGGATGACGTGGAGAACGTGGCAGACTTCTTTAGCAGGCCGATCCTTAACTACCTCTTTATCTCGAACGTATCATATGCGTATGAAGCCAGAGACAAGTTCCTGCAGTTGTTGATCGAGAAGCATTCGCCAAAGGTGGATATTATTGACAAAAACGGGTTCAAGATGTTCTACTTCCACGATTATTCCGACCTCAACTTTCTGCAATTGTTGTTGCTAACATGTCAGACGAAGAACGTGGACCTATTCACCAATCTGAAAGAGCATTACGCTGGATCGACAAGCAAATACGCCAACGAGCTGGAGTTTTTGGGCCAGGAATACTTTGGGATCGTTGCCAGAAGACAAACTAATTTCCTGCAGGATATGATGGCTGGTTTCCTGGGCGGCGGCGCCAAGTGA